Part of the Faecalibacterium duncaniae genome, CGGAACACCTGATACACCCAGCCCATCTGTTCGGCCATGCGGAACAGGCGGCGCTCCGGGGTCAGGCTTTCCCGGATCTCATGGTCGAGCCGCCTTGCAAAGCTGTGGAGCCGGGCCTGCGGCTCCAGCTGCAGGGACAGCTGAAAGGACGCAATGCAGTTGTACAAGGCATGCGGCACCCCCAGCGCCGCGCGGGTGTCGGCGGCATAGCTGTACACAAGATCATTCTTTTCCAGATACCGCTGCGCTGCCTGGCAGGTCAGCCCCATGAGGGCGCTGAAGGGCTTCACGCCCTCCTTCTGCGCCAGATCCACAAGGCTCTGCCTGTCCAGCCGCAGCCGCTGAAAATGGGGCGTGCCCTCGTGGATCTGCAGCACGTCCTTCTGCATGTCGTTGGCCACCTGGCTCTCCGGGTAGCAGGCCAGCAGCTGTTCCACATCGTAGGGCGGGTCAGAGGCAAGGGCCTCGCACACAAAACCGGCGTTGGAGCGCAGGTTGCAGTAGAGCTTGAGCAGCAGGGTGAAAAAGGGCGCGCTGCCCCGGCCATCGGCCAGGAAGTGGAACCAGTCCAGATAGACCGTGTTCCCCTCATAGCCCAGCGAGAAGAGATAATCGTTCGTCTCCTCGGGGATCTTTGGCTGGGTGCTGCCCTGCCGCACACGGCAGGGGGCAGTGTTGGGCTCCAGACGGGCCTCCCGCTTTTCCCACACCACATGGCAGAAATAATATTCTGCCAGCGGGCGGGCCGCATCCAGTGCCTGCTGCAGAAGGGCCGGGTCAACGGCCTCCTTCAGCGTGGCCTGATAGCGGCAGAGGACCTGATTTTCACGGTAGTAGTAGACGATGCCCTGAAACACCGCACGCTGCTCTGCATTCATCCGGAATTTACCCCGCGTTCTCGGCCAGATAATCGGCCAGATCGCCGATGGTCACAAAGTTGCGCAGCTCCTTTTCGGGGATGCGCAGACCAAAGGTCTCTTCCAGATCGGCCACGACGGTCAGGATCTCCATAGAGGACAGATCCAGATCATCCATCATCACGCTGTTTTCGTTGACATCCTCGGGCGAGATCTCTGCCACATCCTCCAGAATTGCCAGGATCTGAGACATGATTTCTGCTCTTTCCATCAAAAAATCTTCCTTTCCGTGAGGGATTTTTTATCGCCTGCAAGGGCGCAGTTTCAGTATGCCACGCGCCGGGCCGGTTTAGCCAGCGGGCGGGGCATTCCTGTGTTTTATAATACCTGTTTTATGGAGGAAATGCAACACACCGGCCGCCCGGTTTTGCGCTTTTTTTACAATTTCCGCGCTTACCTGCGCAGCAGCTTGCCCATGGCGTTGCGGGGCAGGGGCTCGGTGCTGAACTCCACCGCCGTGATCCGCTGGTACAGCGGCAGGGTGCGGTTCAACCCAGTGATAAAGGCCCGGACCTCTGCCTGCTTTTCCTCGGCACAGCAGATCAGCGCGCCGATCTTTTTGCCCATCTCCTTGACCACACACTCCTGCACCTCAGGGCAGGCGTTGAGCTTTCTTTCCAGCTCCTCGGGACTGACGTTCTCGCCGGTGCCCAGAATGATCAGGTTCTTCTTCCGGCCCACCATGTAGTAATAGCCGTCCTCGTCCTCACGGGCCAGGTCGCCGGTGTGGAGCCAGCCGTCTTTGTCGATGATCTCGGCGGTGGCTTCGGGATCCTTATAGTAGCCCAGCATCACACAGCCGCCCCGGATGCAGATCTCGCCGGTCTCATCCAGCTTGTACTCGCAGTGGCTGTCCGGCTTGCCCAGCGCCCGGATATGGGGCTCTGCTTGGGCGTAGTTCACCAGACCATCGCCGCAGGTCTCGGTCATGCCGTAGCACTGGGTGATGTACATGCCGTTTTCCACCAGACCCAGCAGCATCTCGCTGTCGAACATGGCAGAGCTGCCGCAGGGGTTCCACAGGCCGTTCAGCTTATCGGCGCGGCCGCGCTTGACATCCTTGTAGATGCTCTCCATCAGCACCGGGGCCACGGCAATGGAATCGCTGTGCATCAGCCCCAGATCCCGGTAGAAATTCCGCAGATCACTGCAAAGGTTCAGGGCCCAGCCCTTGAAGGGCCAGGAGAACAGGCAGATAAAGGTGCCCAGATGGAACAGGGGCAGGATGGCAAAGTTGCTCAGGACATCGTTTTTGTCCTCGGGCAGCTGCCGGTGCTTGAAGTCCAGCAAGTGGTCGCCCATGGCAACGTGCATCTGCATCACGGTAAAGAAGTTCCGCTCTGCCAGCATCACGGCCTTGCTGCGGCCGGTGGTGCCGGAGGTGAACAGCATGACCATCAGGGCATTGGGGTCGATCTTCTTTTCCAGCCCGCCGGGCGCGGTGTCCTTCCAGACATCCATCGGCCGCAAGCGTTCCCCATACGCAGCCTCCAGCTGGTCACGGCAGCCGTAGTCCACCCCATCGTTCAGGATGAGGGCAGGCTCTGCCAGCTCCAGCTCCCAGCTCAGCTCATCCCAGGCCTTTTTCTGGTTCATCGTTACCAGAACAGCCCCGGCCAGCACAGCGCCAAAGGTATTCACGCCGTACTCATAGCAGTTCCGGCTCAACAGGACCACCCGCTTGCCCTCCACCTCCGGGATGTTCCGGGCAAACCAGGCAGCGGCGCGGCGGATATCCTGTGCATACTCGGCATAGGTCTTTTCCTTCACGGTGCCGGTGGCATCCTCTACCCAGCGGAAGGCCACCCGCCCGGGGAATTCCTGCTCCATTGTCCGGGTAACAAGATCATAGACATTGTTTACCATGGTCTGCTCCTTTTTTCTCCCGTTTGGTTTTACTTGCGCAGCAGCTTGCCCAGCGCGTTGCGGGGCAGGGGCTCGGCGCTGCACTCCACCACGGAGATGCGCTTGTACATGGGCAGGGTGCGGTTCAGCTCGGTGACAAAAGCCTTCACCTGCTGCTGCCTGTCATCCTCACAGCAGACCACGGTGCCGATCTTCTTGCCCATCTCCTTGACGATGCACTCCTTGATGGCATCGCACTTGCCCAGCAGCTTTTCCAGCTCCTCGGGGCTGACGTTCTCGCCGCTGTCCAGAATGATGAGGTTCTTCTTGCGGCCGGTCATATAGTAGTAGCCTTCCTCGTCCACGCGGGCCAGGTCGCCGGTGTGGAGCCAGCCGTCCTTGTCGATGGTCTCGGCAGTGGCCTCGGGGTCCTTATAGTAGCCCAGCATCACGCAGCCGCCGCGGACGCAGATCTCGCCGGTCTCGTCCACCTTGACCTCACAGAAGCCGTCCGGCTTGCCCAGGGCACGCAGGTGGTCGCCCTCCTGGGTCACGTTCAGCAGGCCATAGCCGGCCAGCTCGGTCATGGAGTAGCACTGGTTGATGTAGAAGCCATTCTTCACCAGATCGCTCAGGATGGCGGGATCGAGGATGGCAGAGCTGCAGCTCAGGTTCCACAGCCCGTTCAGGCGGTCGGCATGGCCGCGCTTGACCTCGTTGCAAATCATCTCCACCAGCACCGGAGGGGTAGACATGGCATCGCTGTGCATCAGGCTCATATCCCGGCGCAGGTCGCGGGCATCACAGCAGAGATTCAGGGTCCAGCCCTGCACGCCATAGACAAAGTAGCAGATGAAACCGGCCAGATGGAACATGGGCACCAGCGTAAAGTGGCTGAAGGTCTGGTCGAGGTACTGGGGTACCAGCCGCTCCTCATGGTCAAGGACGGACTTCAGGCCATCGATGTACATCTGGCAGGCGGTGAAGTAGTTCTTCTCGCTCAGCATCACACCCTTGCTGCGGCCGGTGGTGCCGGAAGTGAACATCAGCATCAGCAGACCCTCGTGGTCGATGCGGTTGACCATCTCAGCCTCAGGGGCAGCGGTCCAGGCATCCATGGGGCGGAGCCGAGCGCCGTAAAGTGCTTCCAGCTGGGCGCGATAGCCGTAATCGATGCCGTCATTGAAGATGAGGTCCG contains:
- a CDS encoding acyl carrier protein, with the protein product MERAEIMSQILAILEDVAEISPEDVNENSVMMDDLDLSSMEILTVVADLEETFGLRIPEKELRNFVTIGDLADYLAENAG
- a CDS encoding class I adenylate-forming enzyme family protein — its product is MANKACNEVVTVANMPMTVFDMISAMQNKYADRVAFRYVEGKDTVVEKTYAQYVQDIRKATGYLQQELGEPKGKKIVILSRTNYEYGAVVFGTMMAGAVIVTLNQGKTWAELEYELGMVEPDLIFNDGIDYGYRAQLEALYGARLRPMDAWTAAPEAEMVNRIDHEGLLMLMFTSGTTGRSKGVMLSEKNYFTACQMYIDGLKSVLDHEERLVPQYLDQTFSHFTLVPMFHLAGFICYFVYGVQGWTLNLCCDARDLRRDMSLMHSDAMSTPPVLVEMICNEVKRGHADRLNGLWNLSCSSAILDPAILSDLVKNGFYINQCYSMTELAGYGLLNVTQEGDHLRALGKPDGFCEVKVDETGEICVRGGCVMLGYYKDPEATAETIDKDGWLHTGDLARVDEEGYYYMTGRKKNLIILDSGENVSPEELEKLLGKCDAIKECIVKEMGKKIGTVVCCEDDRQQQVKAFVTELNRTLPMYKRISVVECSAEPLPRNALGKLLRK
- a CDS encoding class I adenylate-forming enzyme family protein, producing MVNNVYDLVTRTMEQEFPGRVAFRWVEDATGTVKEKTYAEYAQDIRRAAAWFARNIPEVEGKRVVLLSRNCYEYGVNTFGAVLAGAVLVTMNQKKAWDELSWELELAEPALILNDGVDYGCRDQLEAAYGERLRPMDVWKDTAPGGLEKKIDPNALMVMLFTSGTTGRSKAVMLAERNFFTVMQMHVAMGDHLLDFKHRQLPEDKNDVLSNFAILPLFHLGTFICLFSWPFKGWALNLCSDLRNFYRDLGLMHSDSIAVAPVLMESIYKDVKRGRADKLNGLWNPCGSSAMFDSEMLLGLVENGMYITQCYGMTETCGDGLVNYAQAEPHIRALGKPDSHCEYKLDETGEICIRGGCVMLGYYKDPEATAEIIDKDGWLHTGDLAREDEDGYYYMVGRKKNLIILGTGENVSPEELERKLNACPEVQECVVKEMGKKIGALICCAEEKQAEVRAFITGLNRTLPLYQRITAVEFSTEPLPRNAMGKLLRR